Sequence from the Myxococcota bacterium genome:
GACGGTGCGCCCAGCTTCGCGCGGACCTCGTCCGCCATCCGGGAGACCGCGGCGCGGTCGGTCACGTCGAGGGGGAAGGCGTGGGTGTTTGCGACGGACTGCTCGAGCTCGGCGAGACGGTCGCGATCGCGCGCGATCATGGCGACGTCGTAGCGTTCCGCGAAGCGCCGTACGAGGGCGCTCCCGGTTCCGGGGCCGACCCCGGTGATGAGACAGACTTCCTTGGTGGTCACCTGTGGAGTTCCTTTCGGGCACGCGCGGGTGATGTCGGGATTGCGCTTGCGACGCTCGAACCGTTGGGTAGCATTTCAATACTAAATGTAAACCGAGGCCCCCAGTGTGCCTTGGAGGAACCGGTGGCGAACCGACACACCCAGACCTGCGCGATCGCAGGAGCGCTCAATGTGCTCGGCGACCACTGGACGCTCCTCCTGGTGCGCGAGGCCTTCTACGGCACCACGCGCTTCAGTGAGTTCCAGCGCAACACGGGCATCGCGAAGACTCTGCTCAGCGACCGACTCGCCTTCCTGGAAGAGGAGGGGATCTTCGAACGGGAGGACGTCGGCGAGCGGGGCACCCGCTACGCCTACACCCTCACCGAGAAGGGACGCGCCCTCGAAACGGTCCTCGTCGCATTGGCGCAATGGTCGAACGCGCACGTGTTCGGCAAGGGAAACGAACCGGTCGTGCTGGTGAACCGGGCCACGGGGCGCGCCGTCCCCGAGCTGCGCCTGCGCAACCGCCGGGGCGACCCACTCGCACCCGATCAACTCGCCTTCCGAGCCGGTCCCGGAGCCAGTGCCGCCACCCGCAAACGGATGGAAACCATCGAGTAGCGGCAGACTCGCGCGGCGGGCGCCGGAGTCGGCACTCCGAAGGAGCGGTCGCACACCCCGGGCGTCAGCTCGGGGTCGCCCCCTCCGAGCCGACTTCGTGCAGAACGTCCCACGCCACGCCGGGCTCGAATTTCGTGACCACCCGGAGTAGCGCGTCCCGCCATTCCTTCGGTGTCTCGGCGGGCCCGATCTCCTGCCAGCGCTGATAGGACACCTCAGAATCCCAGAGCGCGGTCGCGGCGTAGTGCCCTGTGCTGCGGTCGAGGCAGACGAAGTCGCCGCCGAGAAAGCCGGGGAGAACGCGAGCGCGTTCCAGAAACTTCCCTTCCAGGTAGATCCGCTCGAGCTCGGCGCCCTTCCCTGGTTTGGCTTCGAATCGGATGAAACTCCGCACCGCCACGGCCTCTCTCCTTCCGGAACGCTCCGACGCACGCCACGTCGAGTCCCCGTCACCCCTGTGACTGAGGCCGCTTCCGATCTGCACCTCGTCGTCCGGTCACGGTGCCAACGGACTTCCGCGCAGGACACCGAGCTTCTTCATGCGGAAGCGCAGCGTGCTGGGGTTCATCCCCAGGAGTTCGGCCGCTCCGCCGGGCCCGGACACGCGCCACCCCACGCGCTCGAGCACGGCGCGAATGTGATCGGCCATCGCGTCGTCGAGGGTCTGGATCGCCCAGCTCGACTCAGCGGCCGGTCCACCGCACTGTGCGCGAGTTTCGCGAAGCTCCGGAAACTCGAGCGTGTCTCCGTGCGAGAGAATGAGTGCACGCTCGACGATGTTCTGGAGCTCGCGCACGTTGCCGGGCCAGTCGTAGGCGCGGAGCCGCTCGAGATCTTCACTGCGGATACGGGGTGCTCGGGGCAGGTTCATCTCCCTCGCTTTCCGGTCGACGAAGTACCGGATCAGCGAGGGGACGTCGTCGCGCCGCAGACGGAGCGGCGGAATCTGGATGGGGAGGACGTTGAGGCGATACCAGAGATCCTCTCGGAACGTCCCTGCTTCCACCATCGCGCGGAGGTCTCGGTGGGTCGCGGCGATCACGCGCACATCGACTTCGATCGGCCGGGTGCCACCCACCCGCTCGAAGCGGCGCTCTTGCAGGACGCGCAACAGCTTCACCTGGGCCTCTTGGCTGAGCTCGCCGACCTCGTCGAGGAACAACGTCCCGCCGTCAGCGCGCTCGAAGCGTCCCCGCTTCCGCTCGGAGGCTCCGGTGAACGCACCACGCTCGTGGCCGAAGAGCTCGCTATCGAGAAGAGTCTCGGGAACCGCCCCACATTGGAGCGACACCATCGGAGCTCCGCTGCGGGGCGAGGCCATGTGGATCGCGTTCGCGACGACTTCCTTGCCGGTACCCGTCTCTCCGAGGAGCAGCGCGGGGCTGTTCGACGGCGCGATCCGACGCACCTGCTCCATCACGTGGCGCAGACCGAAGTCGGCGCCCACCACCTCGACCCCGCGCGCGAGTTTCATGTCCGCGGAGAGCGCGCGGTGGTCGTCCGCCAGGAGATCCTTCACGCGCACGAGCTCGCGATAGCGACGCGCGTTGATCATCGCGATCGTGAGCGGCTCCCGAACCGACTCGAGTAGCTCCGCATGCCGATCGGTGAAACGATCGGGCCCTTCTGCAGAGATCAGGACGGCCCCCACCTCTTCGCCGCTCATGTCCAGCCGGAGAAACATCGCGGAACTGGAGATCAGCTGCGGAAAGATCCGGATCAGCTCCTCGGGTTGGTCGTCGGGCCGATTCACCACCAGGAGCGCCGGCCGGTCGGCACCGTCGCGGACGTAGTCGAGCGATCCCCCGGCGAGCGAGATCTCGGGGGCGTCCTCCGGCCAGATGTATCGCCCACCTTCGCGCGCCACGCGGGCGAGGACGTGGATTCGCGCTGCCGCTACGTCCGAGTAGCCGAGGCCCATGGTGTCGGCGGGGATGTGCTTCGCCAGGTAGTCGAGGGCATCCGCCAATGCCTGATCGATGTCGAGCGTCCCGCAGATCCGAAGGGTCATCTCGCGAAAGAAGTCATTCTTGTCGACCGGCATGCTGCCCCCGAGGTCGCAGGATTCTGCGATTTTGGCGATATGCTGCGACGTCGCTCGCAACATATCACGACACGCGACGCTCCGGTGGCTGAGACAGCGCCTCGTGCCTTCTCGGCGTTGGCCCGTGTCGTGCACTAGCGATCGTCGTGAATGCGGAAACTCGACCCACCCTCGAGGGCAAGACGGCAGTCGTGACGGGCGCCGCCGGGGGCATCGGTCGCGCCTCA
This genomic interval carries:
- a CDS encoding sigma 54-interacting transcriptional regulator, with the translated sequence MPVDKNDFFREMTLRICGTLDIDQALADALDYLAKHIPADTMGLGYSDVAAARIHVLARVAREGGRYIWPEDAPEISLAGGSLDYVRDGADRPALLVVNRPDDQPEELIRIFPQLISSSAMFLRLDMSGEEVGAVLISAEGPDRFTDRHAELLESVREPLTIAMINARRYRELVRVKDLLADDHRALSADMKLARGVEVVGADFGLRHVMEQVRRIAPSNSPALLLGETGTGKEVVANAIHMASPRSGAPMVSLQCGAVPETLLDSELFGHERGAFTGASERKRGRFERADGGTLFLDEVGELSQEAQVKLLRVLQERRFERVGGTRPIEVDVRVIAATHRDLRAMVEAGTFREDLWYRLNVLPIQIPPLRLRRDDVPSLIRYFVDRKAREMNLPRAPRIRSEDLERLRAYDWPGNVRELQNIVERALILSHGDTLEFPELRETRAQCGGPAAESSWAIQTLDDAMADHIRAVLERVGWRVSGPGGAAELLGMNPSTLRFRMKKLGVLRGSPLAP
- a CDS encoding helix-turn-helix domain-containing protein; protein product: MANRHTQTCAIAGALNVLGDHWTLLLVREAFYGTTRFSEFQRNTGIAKTLLSDRLAFLEEEGIFEREDVGERGTRYAYTLTEKGRALETVLVALAQWSNAHVFGKGNEPVVLVNRATGRAVPELRLRNRRGDPLAPDQLAFRAGPGASAATRKRMETIE